The bacterium genome has a window encoding:
- a CDS encoding rod shape-determining protein: TEVAIIALGGIVTARSLRIAGDEMDEAIIQYARKAYNLLIGERTAEDIKIAVGSAFPQPEEQTIAVRGRDLVSGLPRTVRMTSMEIREAIAEPIAGIVEAVKMTLERTPPELAADIVDRGIVMAGGGSLLRGLDRLLAEETGMPVTLTDDPLGSVALGTGRALEELETLKKVLIARKKS; encoded by the coding sequence GACGGAAGTCGCCATCATCGCCCTCGGTGGGATTGTGACCGCGCGCAGCCTCCGGATCGCCGGGGACGAGATGGACGAAGCCATTATTCAGTACGCTCGCAAGGCGTACAACCTTCTAATCGGCGAACGGACGGCGGAGGACATCAAGATCGCCGTGGGCTCCGCGTTCCCGCAGCCCGAGGAGCAGACGATTGCGGTCCGCGGCCGCGATCTGGTTTCGGGGTTGCCCCGGACCGTGCGGATGACCAGCATGGAAATCCGCGAGGCGATAGCAGAGCCAATCGCTGGCATCGTAGAGGCCGTGAAGATGACCCTCGAGCGGACGCCACCGGAGCTCGCGGCCGATATCGTCGACCGCGGGATCGTCATGGCCGGGGGCGGGTCGCTGCTTCGCGGCCTCGACCGGCTGCTCGCCGAAGAGACCGGGATGCCGGTGACGCTCACCGATGATCCGCTGGGCAGCGTGGCGCTGGGGACCGGAAGGGCGCTCGAGGAGCTCGAGACCCTGAAGAAGGTGCTCATCGCGAGGAAGAAGTCCTAG